CGTGCTTGGGCTCCCGGGCCTGACAGCCCTGCTGCgtccacacacacactgtcacagCCACACTCCACGCCCAGGGCAAGGCCTCCTCTTTCTTCTGACCTGGGAAGGCCTCTGTGGGAAACAAGTTTAATTAGAACACAAAGGCCGCTgcacgggggcgggggggcactGCTGCCGGCTCAGATGCTGCCGCCTCCTGCCCGGGCATCACCGCTGTGCTCCCGGGCAGCTGGCCAGGTCCCCTCTGCAGGCCTGGAAAGCTCGCTGAGGCAGGCAGCGATGGCCGCTGGGTCACTGACCATCACCTGGAGACTCTGTGGGGTCGAGGGCTCCCCAGACGCCGCCGGAGCAGGGACTTCAGCCTAGGACAGGCGGTGGGGCTGATGGGTAGGAGGCAGACGCTGCCCCCCCACGAGGGGCCGGGAGCAGCTGCCTGCCTGGCATGCAGCCCGGCGTCTCCATGCCAGGGCCTTGCCCAGTCCCCTGGCCTGCCCCCGGGAGCACCTCAGTGGAACCTGCCCAggcacacctggccgggccttgGAAACTGCTCCCATTCTCACTCGGCCTAGAAGCCCTTGTCAGTTCCTGTTTGCCTGTAACCGGGTTAGCAAACGGGGCATAAAGTGGCAGCCAGACTGGGCGGTGCTGCCACAGGACTCAGAGGGCACCCCCAGTTTTTGGACAGGCACCTGTGGGGGAGCTAAAGGACCTTGCTGCTGAGCGAcggagagaggagctgggacgTACCTGATTGGCTGGTCTGTTCCCCCAACAAGACTCTGGTTTTAGGCATTTGACTGCACCCCCGGCCTCCTGGCAGAGCGTAGGCGCTGCTGTCCAAGGAAAAGGCACAGCCAGTCTGGCAGGAGGTCAGCCACGTGGGGCTGGTCCTCACCTCCAGGAACAGAGCCGGCCCCAGACAGGACACAGGCCGCCCAGCACAcgccccctcccacaacctcaaGGCAGCGCTGGCATCTCTCACACTAACCGGCTGTGGGTCCCTAGGTGGGGAACAGCAAAGCTCAGTACCAGGCTCTCAGGGGCCCCTCCTTCGAGAAAGAGAACCAAACACAGCCTCTGCCAGGGAGAGGCCGCCACGGCCAGGGCCCCAGGGATGGCTGCCAAGCGCAGGCCTTCCGGCAGGCGGGCCCCAGCCATGCCGACTGCTGCCCCAGGGGCCTCCGTGCCACGCTCCAAGAATGCCGGCTCTGGGTCGGACTGGACAGGCACAAGCCGTATTCGCCGTTTCTTGGGTGAGGCCAGACAACTCCAGGACCAGGCCTGACAGGGCTGAACCCCCAGCCTGGCATCTGTCTGGTCGTGAAGTCCACTCGCCCACTGCGTCTCTTTGGACCTGGTGTCCTTAACGTCCGCCTCTGTTCTGTGTCTCACACAGCACAGGCCGTCCAGCCCCATGTGGTCATGAGTCAGGGCTTCCAGCCCATCCTGGGCCATGTGACCAAGAAcagtctttcccaggccacctccAGACACCGcaggacagagagcaggagatgcCCATAGCCAGTTCCATGTCCATGTGCCAGCTCGAAGAAGCTAAAGAAGAGAGAGTGTCACCCACGGAGCCCCACAAGATTATGGGGTACTGCTCTGGGGGGGGTGCAGCGAGGTAGacgtgagcctgtgtgtgtgcaggaggctGGAAAACATGAGGCTTTTGTGAGGCTGAGTGAGGGAAGAGGTGTGGGGGCCACCCTGGCGGCACTTCCACAGCCAAAGTATCGCTTTTGTCCACGACCACAACccgggtggcagggtcccagctcTCCTGGGCAGCTCCGGGGCTCTCCCCCACCCACCAGGGGGCTCTGGGTCCCTTACGAAATTCGGGGAGGAGTCTCGGGAACTGCACATCCAGAAAACCAAGCCAACAGCctcccaggagagggaggggcgggaAGTGGAGGCCCACGCTCACATCCGGCAGAGCACCCGCCTGTCGGGGGCGCTCATGGCTGCCCTCGGCCAGCCTGTTGTGGAGACAGCACAGAGAcgctgctacggccagaactgCCAGGTTCTCACTGGCTCTCCTGCTGGCCGGGGGGGCCAGGAACGGATGCGGCGCTGCTCTAaccccctggctccctgccactgctgtgtGAAACACCTAAGAGCTGAGGACAGAGCTGGGTGTGGAGCTCTCTGGGTAGCCGAGCAGGCGGGTGTGCCCTGTGTTCTCACCCAGAAGAAGGAGCTGTGAACCCCCAAGAGGCTCTGAATTGTTCTTCAGCCTGTCCAAGCCGCCTGGGCACTGCGAGAGCTGGCTGCAAAAACCACGTCCGGCTGCCTACGGCTCCAGGCATccctccagctctgcccctgcaccCCTTCCTCCAGCTTCTGCCCCGACGCCCTCCACCCCGGCAGCCGAGGGCCCTGCCTCACACCTGGATTCTTTCTTGTGCCGACAacagcctcccaggtgcacaggcTGCCCTCAGCTGAGTCTCACGGCCTCTGCCCGCAGCCCCCCACCAGGAAACTCAAGCTGCTCCCAAAGAGGACACACCCAGCCAACAGCCACTTCTCCACAACAAGGAAATAGAAGTTTCCGAGAAAttagacctgggaaaagcaggggccactgagctctgcccctcccacccagcaCAGAGGCATCTGCCCCAGCCTTCTCGGCTGAACACACACATCTCCCCAAGCCAGGAGATGCCTGAGGCCGGCCAGTGGGCTGGGGTCTGTGGGTCCCTAGACATAGGTAGAATGTCCACAAGCAGGCTGCCGGCTGGGGCTGGAAAGCTGTCTCCAGACCGACCGGCATCCCCCCACTAAAGCTTCTTGTGCTGGTCTGTGACCTTGGGCCTTAACTCTCACCTCCAGGGTGGGCGCCgtcttccacccagagctggcagaggagggcctgagcccctaaggagagaggagaggagaccccgctatctccatgagccccaagccaatcaacatacatgGCCAatgggcacccccccccccccagaatgaCCCAAGGAACAGACAGCAATGCCTTAGACACCCGGACACTCCCTCAGAGCCAGCGTCCTGCTTGGGCCCTCGCCTGGGCTCCTCTCAGACCAGACGCTTTCTCTGtcgcttgccaatcaaataagtttcttttctgtctaataaaagtttctgcctctttgcaaattgtttttcagctttttatttctatactaagtgAGCACTCGCTCTGGCAACCACCCGACACATGGGGCGTCAGCCTTCCCACTGGCCTCGGCTGCCCGCTGCACCCTCCACTCCTGCGTTGCCTTTGGGGGGACCCCAGGTtgcccaggctcctgcagggCAGTGGGTGAGCCATCCTGtctgcctcccacccctgccgcctccccttcctgcccctctgTGCACCCCCCGGGAGGGAggcgggctggggtggggccctgAGTGTGTAGGGGGCAGTGGATGGAGAATGTGTGACACACCAAAGACCCACAACgctccagaagccaggggccagctctCTCCATCGGAAGCCCCGCCGGGGCTGTGGTAACTTGGAGGGAGGGTCCACCAGAGCCTGGGCGGCCTCTCACCCATCCTGGGGACAACATTCAcctcctgtgtgtgtgcgcgccctGACACTGCCCAGCCGGGGTCACGGAGGCTGGGCACCTGGGCACAGGGGCAGCACCtggacccctgcagcccagaGTTCCTCGCAGGCAGGCCTGGGAGTGGAGGACATCGGTGCCAGGTAGGCCCTGGTGCGTTGGCGCCATGGACCTGGGCCCCATGGACGCACCTATGGGCCTGATGCTGGGACCCGCTGGAGTCCATGCCTGGGGTCCACTCGGCGCTCCCTTGAGGAACCCCCTGGGCACAGCGCCCCCGGAGTTCCAGCATCTCGCTTGAGGCCTCGAGAACCGTCATGCTCCCCAAGCGGTTCTAGGCCTACGCCAGGCCGAGGGGCCCGTGCCCAGCAGACCAAGGCGCCGAGCCATCCTCACCCTCACACCCCCGGCAGTGTGAATGCCTTGAAGGCCCACTCAAGGGGCGGAGAGGGACCACATGGAGTGACGGGGACACTGCCGGGTGGTCCCCTGAGCACCCTGTGGGGAAGACAGGAAATGAAGCCCACAGGCTCGGCCGCAGTGGAACAGAAAcaccaggcaggcagaggcaggacgcGTGGGGCGTGCCAAGGACTCCACCCCCTGCCATGTTCCGGTCTGGGACTCTTCCCCAGACCCGGCTGCAGTGCGGGCGCCCCAAGAGCATCCCCTTGCCATGCACACGCCCGAGACCTCCACAGAGGGGAGGCCACGAGGACCAGTCTCCCTGGGGTCTCCTGGGCTACAGAGCTGCTAAATGGGGAGTGACACAAACCTGGGGCCCAGAGTGGGCAGGGTAAGAGTTGGGCATGGTCACACCAGCTGCCCATCCAGTGGTGTTCTTGGCTAGCCCTTGGGGCCTCCCGGGTGCCTTCATGGAGACTTTGAAAAACCCAGAGAAGGAAGCTGTgctctggctggggctgggcttctGCCCAGAGATGGCAGGAGCCTAAAGAATTCAGGGTCTTGCCCCTCCGCCAGCCACTGATCCCACCCCAGAGGAGCAGGGACACTGACCCTGGACCGCCCAGGAGGGCCCCTCAGCTGTCCCCATGACACAGGtacccccagctcctgcccaggcCCAGAGCCACACACATCCAGCTCCTGTGGCTGCCCCAGCCAGCTCAGAGCCAGGCAGAGCTgcacccagggcccaggctgtgcTGGACACACTGTGCCCCCCGTCAGGCCTCAGACCTGCAGCAGAGGGACCCCAACCCAAGGCCCTggtccagctgctgcctccagcaggAACCAGAGGGCCTGCCCTGCTGAGCACATGGCCGCCGCAGCCCAGGCGGTGCTCGGCAGCGCCCCCCTCAGCAATGTCGCAGCACTGTCGCGCACACATGCACTTTATTGAGCCCCGCTCTGGACAAAGTGCTCCTAAGGACAcggggcccaggggcggggccggcagcCAGGGTGCGGggagcagaggccggcgccagACGCGCTGTCTCCAGGTGTCCTTGCTAGGGAGAAAATGCCCGGAGGATCACAGCCGAGCTGGTGGCAACGACGACGATGGCTATCACGGTCAGGAGGAGGCTGCCGATCAGCGCGCAGATGTTCAGGCACTTGGCGGTGGAGGCGTAGGCCTGGGCCCCGGTCACATCGCCCACCATCTTCCTGTCCCTGGACTGGGGGGTGAGGTGGACGGGCCGGGTCAGGTCAGCCCCGGATCAGGACCGCCCTCCCCCCCAGACTCCCACCCTCCTGCTCTCGGCCCCAGTGCTGCCCCAGAGTCCGCGGTGTGAGGGCTGCAGCGTCTGGTGGGAGCAGACGGGGGAATTCCCGGGGCTGGAGGGGCAAAGGCCAACCCCAACTGACCAAGTCACCCCACGCGGCCTGATCCTCAGCCTGTGAGGTTCCCtaagctcccccaccccagccccaacacacacacacacacagtgagggcACACACGGGAGACAGGTCCACACAACTAAggccacacacaccccagcaccACCTGGCAGGGGAgctgcagcccccgccccccttcCCTGGAGACCCCCGGGCGCCCACTGCACCTTCACGGAGTAGGCAAACGCCACGAAGCCCAGGCAGCACCAGTTCATGAAGAGCGTGTTGAACAGGGACCAAACCACGTGGTCGGGCACGGAGACCTCGCTGTGGACATTGATGACGGTGGAGGTCACGGCCGCCGAGCTTGGGGCCCCCAGCACAGCTATCTGGTGCTCCTCCTTGGGCATCTCCTAGCTGTCGAGCGGAGAGGCTGGGCAGTGCGCTGCCTGGGGCGGACGCCTCCTAGGTCGTGTCTGGGGACTCTATTTCCTTTCTCAGAAGTTTGTTTCCTGCAGGGGACTGAGGGGAGGAACACATTTCTCATGATCAAATTACGGTTTCCAGGGCAATGATGGGCTGGCCTAAGCCGACCCCACCCCCGCTCGGGGTGGAGGGGCTCTGGGTTCCTGGAGTCCTCCACACTGGCGCAGGccctccctcttcctggccagagagcctgcctggccccagccccggcgGCAGCCCTCGTGGCCCAGGCCTCCTGCTCTGAATTCCGTCTGCTCCTCGCGTGGCCTGGGGAGGCCTGAGCTTCTCTCTGTGGCCAGCGGCTGGGCGGAGACTCAGGGACTGacctgcaggcctggggaggTGGCACCTGGGGTTCTTGTcatcatgcaagaaagaattcaggcgtgagacagagagctgcGTGATATGattttattggggatagggcagagaaagagagagagagcgggggaGAGCGAGCTTACATGGCTGagtggagagaacacacctgggcagcagaggcagagggctgagtgtgcaGTCCGTTTGGACTCCCTGGGTTTTTAAGGGAATCTCTTTACCACCTCCCCCTCtgctccaggacaaaggatggggagtcctGGCAAAAGGgcttgttgggtgaaaattagcaaattcctccccagacttgctggcagagcagaggggcttcccttgGGGCACCTAGAAGGTGTCATTGCCCCGTGtcatcaggtcaggtaaccccttTGGTGCTGAGAgggttctcctgggagctttccttggggttggggctgggaccacctgcgTGGTtaccagggtctgggcaggactttgaagtgcagatgctgggcttctggggcttccagagtaggtgctggtcttcaggcctttctcacacacacataggctcagtTTCTGACTTCCTGCCTAGTAGAGGGGCAGTGGGCTTCTCGCCTCACAGGGGACGATCCCGAAGCCCGGGGCTAAGCTGTTTTTCCCCAGTTGCCTGCGGAAGGCACTCAGGTCCCCACCGTAAGCGGCCAGAATCAACCTCCACGGCTCATATTGTACAAAGTGTACATTACACAGAATTCGccattttaatctttaaaattttttaaatataaggccgatgctgtggtgcagtgggtaagctgcctcctgcagtgccagcattccatatggccaccggtttgagtcccagctgctccacttctgatccagctctctgctgtggcctgggaaagcagtagaagatggcccaggtgcttgggcccctgcacccgcgtgggagatccggaagatgctcctggcttctggcttcggatcagctccagccctggtggccatctggggagtgaaccagcgggtggaaccagcggtggaagacctctctctctttctctctctctctctctctctctctctccctctctctttcaaataactaaaataagcattaaaagattttaaatgcattttttctatttgagaagcagacagagacagagagaaagaaacagagagattgagatggggagagagagagagagagagagatctttcgtctgctcgttcactccccagatgccaggtcTGTGTGAGGCAacaccaggagtcaggggctccgtccgggtctccctcaGGGACCCGAGTTCCTGTCCTCACCTGCTTCCCCCCAAaggcattaccagggagctggcgAGAGCCAGGCAGCAGGACAGGTGAGGTCTGGACTGGCTCAGGTTCTGGGAGACCAAGTCCAGCCGATACCGGACAGTCTGGACAGGCGGCGCACAAGGCAAGCGAGAGGCTGGGCTTTCATCTGGCTGAGAGGTGTTAGGTAGGAAGCCAGAAACCAGCCTATGTGTGTGACAAGGGCATCCGCATTTCAGTCACCCCCAACctgccaggtgcagcccagcatctgcatttcaGAGTCCTGCCCGCTCTGATGACCTCCAGGGGGtccccccttctacctggcctgatagacatccttcctctaaggcaggcACCCCAGAGAGGAGCCCTTGGCCaacaccagccaggcttcccctgtctgacaacctcagggggaaaactcagaaaggaatttttcctatttacacccaa
This window of the Lepus europaeus isolate LE1 chromosome 7, mLepTim1.pri, whole genome shotgun sequence genome carries:
- the LOC133764057 gene encoding interferon-induced transmembrane protein 1-like, coding for MPKEEHQIAVLGAPSSAAVTSTVINVHSEVSVPDHVVWSLFNTLFMNWCCLGFVAFAYSVKSRDRKMVGDVTGAQAYASTAKCLNICALIGSLLLTVIAIVVVATSSAVILRAFSP